The Bdellovibrionota bacterium genome includes a region encoding these proteins:
- a CDS encoding sulfatase-like hydrolase/transferase — MSKLFLVLPAALLIVFTIFFSGPSVIYNGNSNEFTNSLISLFQFYLLPALLILLILITISQVLNKKIFTFYQTFLSSIAILLWTQANLFVWSYGTFNGKPIDWSANAHFGFFEIFIWLAFIFSCFKFKDKISSALRTTCTLLLAIQFIVILISVPQIWQNYKTPFKNKKESPTYSFSKKNNVIQIVLDTIQSDILQDVIAKDPEYYSKKLDGFTFYTNTTSSFCGTHMSVPSFLSGSAYENHQNMASYLESTFNGNTIINFLADHGYSTDVFHGYYLYPPGKSTSNQKLTVPYKAGLGGNFESLRLFNYSLFRHSPHFIKKLIYNNQNWRFSNILKNPSDYTTFFAHGSFLADITNNMTVDHDQPTYKFIHVLTSHFPIEVDSNCKLSKVLLPKRENATDLFRCSLEGVFALFDSLKENGIYDSSAIILHSDHGAGIKVNLTGWDSKNIERFKDRTIMEPVNEDIIGDVLAGSANAILFVKPPNSKGDLKFSKAPAELTDIPSTIQDLIGIAGKNNFPGTPINKLTEDKNRKRLFKYFNWDSNTYREPFFTQLDEYVIEGPVLDRSSWKKGRTLGRSK; from the coding sequence ATGAGTAAATTATTTTTAGTTTTGCCGGCGGCTCTTCTTATTGTTTTTACGATATTCTTCTCAGGACCTTCAGTAATTTATAATGGCAACTCCAACGAGTTCACAAACTCACTAATTTCTTTATTTCAATTTTATCTTTTGCCCGCATTATTGATTCTTTTAATTCTGATAACTATAAGCCAAGTGCTAAATAAAAAAATATTTACTTTTTATCAAACGTTTTTATCTAGTATTGCTATCCTCCTTTGGACTCAAGCAAACCTTTTTGTCTGGAGCTATGGGACTTTCAATGGGAAGCCAATCGACTGGAGCGCCAATGCACACTTTGGTTTTTTTGAAATCTTCATTTGGCTAGCTTTTATTTTTTCTTGTTTCAAATTTAAAGATAAAATTTCTAGTGCGCTCAGAACAACTTGCACTCTTCTTTTGGCAATTCAATTTATCGTGATTCTAATTTCGGTACCGCAGATTTGGCAAAACTATAAAACGCCTTTTAAAAACAAAAAAGAAAGTCCAACTTATAGTTTTTCTAAAAAAAATAACGTTATTCAAATTGTTCTAGATACAATTCAATCTGATATTCTCCAAGATGTTATCGCTAAAGATCCAGAATACTATTCAAAAAAACTAGACGGATTTACTTTTTATACAAATACCACTTCTTCATTCTGCGGAACACATATGAGCGTGCCAAGTTTTTTATCAGGCAGTGCTTATGAAAATCACCAGAATATGGCCTCATACTTAGAGTCTACTTTTAACGGAAACACGATCATCAACTTTCTAGCCGATCATGGATATTCAACAGATGTTTTTCATGGATACTACCTTTATCCACCAGGAAAAAGCACAAGCAATCAGAAATTAACTGTTCCTTACAAGGCTGGACTGGGCGGAAACTTCGAATCCTTAAGACTGTTTAATTATTCTCTTTTTAGACACTCTCCACATTTTATTAAAAAATTAATTTACAATAATCAAAATTGGAGATTCTCGAATATTTTAAAAAATCCTAGTGATTACACTACATTTTTTGCTCATGGAAGCTTTCTGGCAGATATAACTAACAATATGACCGTAGATCACGATCAGCCAACTTACAAATTTATACACGTTTTGACCTCTCACTTTCCTATCGAAGTCGACTCAAACTGCAAACTCTCAAAAGTACTACTCCCGAAAAGAGAAAATGCTACAGATTTATTTAGATGCAGCTTGGAAGGTGTATTTGCTCTGTTTGATTCCCTAAAAGAAAATGGAATTTACGATAGCTCCGCAATAATACTTCACTCTGATCATGGTGCTGGAATAAAGGTAAATTTGACCGGGTGGGACTCAAAAAATATTGAACGATTCAAAGACAGAACAATAATGGAACCCGTGAATGAAGATATCATCGGAGACGTACTTGCAGGCAGCGCCAATGCCATCCTTTTCGTTAAACCTCCTAATAGCAAAGGAGATTTGAAGTTTTCAAAAGCTCCCGCGGAGCTCACCGACATCCCTTCTACTATTCAAGACCTCATTGGCATAGCTGGAAAAAATAATTTCCCTGGCACTCCCATTAATAAATTAACCGAAGATAAAAATAGAAAAAGATTGTTTAAATATTTTAATTGGGACTCTAATACCTATAGAGAACCATTTTTCACCCAGCTTGATGAATATGTTATTGAAGGTCCTGTACTAGATAGATCATCCTGGAAAAAAGGTCGAACTTTAGGAAGGAGCAAATGA
- a CDS encoding glycosyltransferase, producing MRANLSEMSVIKMGNNKPKDSPNFPKVSIGLPTYNRPDFLKRSIENLGKQTYANWELIVSDDSRSGAENRQIVEHFQKLGFSIKYHKPDKNLGAALNHKRVLDLSDGEYFFWASDDDLFDSRYIEKGITALIENPDVSCWACSFVNANSFGHVTRTYPSMKRWTSTKSKFLDLLKYLSEPEGLGKALIFHGIFRTESLKSVANKYFISDRDHASDYPFVFSFLIKNKVLATDEILLFKTIIDEKDSADVIPVVQQTLRPSWGTFYFQNCHHHIYEYIKASKGSPYMFLAAIVMICRVPIAFRNRYYPSCKKLFLRA from the coding sequence ATGAGAGCGAACTTGAGTGAAATGAGTGTCATTAAAATGGGTAATAATAAACCAAAAGATAGTCCAAATTTTCCGAAAGTCTCCATTGGCCTTCCTACCTATAATCGCCCAGATTTTCTAAAACGCAGCATTGAAAACCTCGGTAAGCAAACCTACGCCAATTGGGAATTGATTGTATCTGATGACAGTCGCAGCGGTGCTGAGAATAGGCAAATTGTTGAGCATTTTCAAAAGCTAGGTTTCAGCATAAAATATCATAAGCCAGATAAGAATTTAGGTGCTGCGCTCAATCACAAAAGGGTTCTGGACTTATCAGATGGGGAATACTTTTTCTGGGCCTCAGATGATGACTTGTTTGATTCGAGATACATAGAGAAAGGCATAACGGCGTTAATTGAAAACCCTGATGTCTCTTGTTGGGCGTGTTCTTTTGTTAATGCGAATTCCTTTGGGCATGTCACAAGAACTTATCCCAGTATGAAAAGATGGACTTCAACTAAAAGTAAATTTTTAGATCTACTCAAATACCTCTCAGAGCCTGAGGGCCTGGGTAAGGCTTTAATTTTTCATGGGATTTTTCGTACTGAATCTTTGAAGAGCGTAGCTAATAAATATTTTATTTCCGATAGAGATCACGCCTCGGATTACCCTTTTGTATTTAGCTTTTTAATAAAAAATAAAGTTCTGGCTACTGATGAGATTTTGCTATTTAAGACCATAATCGATGAGAAAGATTCCGCGGACGTGATACCCGTGGTGCAGCAAACTTTGCGGCCTTCTTGGGGTACTTTTTATTTCCAAAATTGCCATCATCATATTTATGAATATATCAAGGCATCTAAAGGCAGCCCCTATATGTTTTTGGCGGCTATTGTAATGATATGTCGAGTGCCAATCGCGTTTAGAAATAGGTATTATCCCTCTTGTAAGAAGCTCTTTCTGAGAGCGTAA
- a CDS encoding FdtA/QdtA family cupin domain-containing protein, whose amino-acid sequence MAKIVNLKSIEDKRGTLVIAQDEIPFSIARVFFIYGTSEMRGGHRHIRNRMGLIAQQGSVEVFCQNSTTESLHTLSNPSQCLLVDPEDWHTMKFSKNAVLLVLSSEKYDEEDYITDRYR is encoded by the coding sequence GTGGCCAAAATAGTTAATCTCAAATCCATAGAAGATAAGCGCGGAACCCTCGTTATTGCTCAAGACGAAATACCATTCTCAATTGCGAGAGTATTTTTTATTTACGGCACATCTGAAATGCGTGGTGGCCATCGTCACATAAGAAATCGAATGGGCCTTATCGCGCAGCAAGGAAGTGTGGAGGTTTTTTGTCAGAACAGTACGACTGAATCTTTGCATACACTGAGTAATCCGAGTCAGTGTCTTCTCGTAGATCCGGAAGATTGGCACACCATGAAATTTTCTAAGAATGCAGTCCTTTTGGTTTTAAGCTCTGAGAAGTACGATGAAGAAGATTACATAACGGATAGATACAGATGA
- a CDS encoding DegT/DnrJ/EryC1/StrS family aminotransferase → MIDYENLARLNAPFVSELEKAFSDVLKSGQFILGQQVTEFEKEFSQYFGSKYAIGLNSGLDALIIPLVALDLPKDSEVLVPSNTYIATILAIMQAGLKPILVEPDIESYNISPKNLAKAITPRSKAVMIVHLYGNPCEMEEIVKICKENDLTLIEDCAQSHGARFKNKKVGTYGIGCFSFYPTKNLGALGDAGAVLTDDQVLYEKIKSLRNYGSKVKYHNDYIGYNSRLDEVQAAFLRVKLRNLDKINAHKKKLAAIYHSELDNKFIKPKVESHLEHVYHIYCIRHPERDKLKSYLLDNGVKTEIHYPIPPHKQVGYKFLFENQSYPLSEEIHKTVLSLPISYFHMEEDILKVCNALNKF, encoded by the coding sequence ATGATTGATTATGAAAATCTAGCACGCTTGAACGCGCCTTTTGTTTCTGAATTAGAAAAAGCTTTTTCGGATGTGTTAAAGAGTGGTCAATTCATACTAGGGCAGCAGGTAACCGAGTTTGAGAAAGAATTCTCACAATATTTCGGTAGCAAATATGCAATCGGATTGAATTCAGGTTTAGATGCTTTAATTATCCCTCTGGTGGCTTTAGATCTACCAAAAGATTCAGAGGTTCTTGTTCCCAGTAATACTTACATTGCAACGATATTGGCAATTATGCAGGCAGGTTTAAAACCGATTCTTGTGGAGCCAGACATCGAATCTTATAATATCTCTCCGAAAAATTTAGCTAAGGCCATTACGCCACGCTCTAAAGCAGTAATGATTGTTCATCTCTATGGGAACCCATGTGAGATGGAAGAAATTGTAAAAATTTGTAAAGAAAATGATCTGACTCTTATTGAAGACTGCGCCCAATCTCATGGAGCAAGATTTAAAAATAAAAAAGTTGGTACTTACGGCATAGGTTGTTTCAGTTTTTATCCTACTAAAAATTTGGGAGCACTTGGAGACGCGGGTGCTGTCCTTACTGATGATCAAGTTCTTTATGAGAAGATTAAAAGCTTAAGGAATTATGGATCAAAAGTTAAATACCATAATGACTATATTGGTTACAACTCTAGGCTCGATGAAGTTCAAGCTGCATTTCTCAGGGTAAAATTAAGAAACCTTGATAAAATCAATGCACACAAGAAGAAGCTTGCTGCAATTTATCACTCTGAGTTGGATAACAAATTCATAAAGCCAAAAGTGGAATCTCACCTAGAGCACGTGTACCACATATACTGTATTCGCCATCCAGAAAGAGATAAGTTGAAGAGCTACCTTTTGGATAATGGGGTTAAAACAGAAATTCATTATCCGATTCCTCCTCATAAACAGGTTGGATATAAATTTTTATTTGAAAATCAGTCGTACCCACTAAGCGAAGAAATTCACAAAACTGTTTTGAGTCTTCCTATTTCTTACTTCCATATGGAAGAAGATATTCTCAAAGTATGTAATGCTTTGAACAAATTTTAA